One window of Quercus robur chromosome 5, dhQueRobu3.1, whole genome shotgun sequence genomic DNA carries:
- the LOC126725873 gene encoding uncharacterized protein LOC126725873 isoform X1 has product MVGMANALTLSFSSSSSLNLILWPHHHLSIPNWSWRYKRTPTMAMAMAKVVPAVIVGSGRVGRALQEMGNGQDLVVKRGQSVPLDFEGPIFVCTRNDDLDAVLQATPPSRWNDLVFFQNGMLEPWLNSKGLSDAEQVLAYFAVSKLGETPVDGKTDTNPEGLTAAYGKWAPAVAARLHAAALSCKVLDKEAFQKQMLEKLIWISAFMLVGARHQGATVGVVEKEYRSEVSSLIVELTSAAAAEKGLVFDEAMEDRLCAYSRAVAHFPTAIKEFKWRNGWFYSLSEKAIAQGKPDPCCLHTAWLKELKIV; this is encoded by the exons ATGGTGGGCATGGCCAACGCACTAACACTCTCATTCTCTTCTTCTAGCTCTCTTAATCTTATTCTTTGGCCTCACCACCACCTTTCAATACCTAATTGGAGTTGGAGATACAAACGCACTCCTACAATGGCCATGGCCATGGCCAAAGTGGTCCCAGCCGTAATTGTGGGCAGCGGACGAGTGGGAAGGGCATTGCAGGAAATGGGCAACGGTCAGGATTTGGTGGTGAAGAGAGGACAGTCCGTGCCTCTTGATTTCGAGGGACCCATCTTCGTCTGCACTAGGAATGATGATCTTGACGCCGTTCTTCAAGCCACTCCTCCCTCCAGATGGAACG ATTTGGTATTTTTCCAGAATGGAATGCTGGAGCCATGGCTTAATAGTAAAGGTCTAAGTGATGCGGAGCAAGTGTTAGCCTATTTTGCAGTTTCAAAGCTTGGAGAAACCCCTGTGGATGGAAAGACTGATACCAATCCTGAAGGACTAACTGCGGCTTATGGCAAGTGGGCCCCTGCTGTTGCTGCAAGGTTGCATGCTGCTGCCCTTTCTTGCAAG GTTCTGGACAAGGAAGCGTTTCAAAAGCAGATGTTAGAAAAGCTGATATGGATATCAGCATTCATGCTTGTGGGAGCTCGTCATCAAGGGGCCACTGTTGGTGTTGTGGAGAAGGAGTACCGCTCTGAA GTCTCTAGCCTTATAGTAGAACTCACTTCTGCAGCAGCTGCCGAGAAAGGTTTAGTATTTGATGAGGCTATGGAGGATAGATTATGTGCATACTCCCGAGCTGTTGCCCATTTTCCTACGGCAATTAAAGAG TTCAAATGGAGGAATGGTTGGTTCTACTCGCTCTCAGAGAAGGCAATTGCACAAGGAAAACCTGATCCATGTTGCCTTCATACAGCGTGgttgaaagaattgaaaattgTCTAG
- the LOC126725873 gene encoding uncharacterized protein LOC126725873 isoform X2 — MVGMANALTLSFSSSSSLNLILWPHHHLSIPNWSWRYKRTPTMAMAMAKVVPAVIVGSGRVGRALQEMGNGQDLVVKRGQSVPLDFEGPIFVCTRNDDLDAVLQATPPSRWNVSKLGETPVDGKTDTNPEGLTAAYGKWAPAVAARLHAAALSCKVLDKEAFQKQMLEKLIWISAFMLVGARHQGATVGVVEKEYRSEVSSLIVELTSAAAAEKGLVFDEAMEDRLCAYSRAVAHFPTAIKEFKWRNGWFYSLSEKAIAQGKPDPCCLHTAWLKELKIV, encoded by the exons ATGGTGGGCATGGCCAACGCACTAACACTCTCATTCTCTTCTTCTAGCTCTCTTAATCTTATTCTTTGGCCTCACCACCACCTTTCAATACCTAATTGGAGTTGGAGATACAAACGCACTCCTACAATGGCCATGGCCATGGCCAAAGTGGTCCCAGCCGTAATTGTGGGCAGCGGACGAGTGGGAAGGGCATTGCAGGAAATGGGCAACGGTCAGGATTTGGTGGTGAAGAGAGGACAGTCCGTGCCTCTTGATTTCGAGGGACCCATCTTCGTCTGCACTAGGAATGATGATCTTGACGCCGTTCTTCAAGCCACTCCTCCCTCCAGATGGAACG TTTCAAAGCTTGGAGAAACCCCTGTGGATGGAAAGACTGATACCAATCCTGAAGGACTAACTGCGGCTTATGGCAAGTGGGCCCCTGCTGTTGCTGCAAGGTTGCATGCTGCTGCCCTTTCTTGCAAG GTTCTGGACAAGGAAGCGTTTCAAAAGCAGATGTTAGAAAAGCTGATATGGATATCAGCATTCATGCTTGTGGGAGCTCGTCATCAAGGGGCCACTGTTGGTGTTGTGGAGAAGGAGTACCGCTCTGAA GTCTCTAGCCTTATAGTAGAACTCACTTCTGCAGCAGCTGCCGAGAAAGGTTTAGTATTTGATGAGGCTATGGAGGATAGATTATGTGCATACTCCCGAGCTGTTGCCCATTTTCCTACGGCAATTAAAGAG TTCAAATGGAGGAATGGTTGGTTCTACTCGCTCTCAGAGAAGGCAATTGCACAAGGAAAACCTGATCCATGTTGCCTTCATACAGCGTGgttgaaagaattgaaaattgTCTAG